The Eulemur rufifrons isolate Redbay chromosome 3, OSU_ERuf_1, whole genome shotgun sequence DNA segment ACGTTAACTTACTTTGTCCACACAACCTAGATGTTATAGTTTCcacttttttttgaaaaagaaacttgAGGCTTGGTGACTTCTCCACAGTTTCACAGCTGTAGGTGCTcgagctgggatttgaatgcaATCATTCTAGCAGGAGTCAATACTCttttttcacaaattttttttgagacagggtctcactctgttgcccaggctggaaggcaggggcatcatcatagctcactgtaacctcagactgctgggctcaagcgatcctcccacctcagcctcccaaagtgttagccAAGGCAAATCAACACTCTTGGCTGCTGCACCACACTGCACCCCTGATAGtgtgtactcaataaatatatactgaataaatgaatgaaccagtGCATGAGGGAATGAACAAACGAATGAGGATTTGAATCCAGAACATCTGTCCATAGTGAGCAGCAAGAAATATATGGAGGTTTCCCAGCTGTTTGGGATGGTTCCGGAATCATCCAGATGTTATCCAATGGTAGATGGAATCCAATGCCAACTACCTGTGCAGTGCTGAAGAGGATCTCCATGCCCTGGGCTGCCAGGAAGGCCTCCCTGCCCGAGCGGAGGGTGACAATGTGCTTGAGGCAGAGCAGGAAGCCCCGGCGGATCAGCACGTAGGTGTTGGCTGTGTCCCGACTGTGCCAGTCCTCATGCAGCCTGAGCAAGCTGGTGACGTAGCCTCTGTTCACCGCCCTGCGGCTGTTAGACTCTGAAAACAACGGAAAAAGACAATGTCAATCACAGGCTCTCCAGGGCCACACCTGCTCAACAATGTCCCAGTGTATCTGTCAcaagatacttattaattacaaagggaataATAATAACTTTTCTGCATAGAAAACTGGCGTATGTGGGAAGTTGCCTTCGGAGGTAGTGTGCGGGTCAGTGTGGTCTTTGTGAGATTCCGCCATTGCGTACCGTGGCCAGGGCCAGAAAGTGCAGAAGGTGATGGTGCAGCCCATCAACCTCATCTTcagatatttacaaaatagaTCCCGGATTCAGGTGTGGCTCTATGAGCAAGTGAATATGCGGATAGAGGGCTGTATTATTGGTTTTGATGAGTATATGAACCTTGTATTAGATGACGCAGAAGAGATTCATTCTAAAACAAAGTCAAGAAAACAACTGGGTCGGATCATGCTAAAAGGAGATAATATTACTCTGCTACAAAGTGTCTCCAACTAGAAATGATGAGTGAAGTGAGAAATTGTTGAGATGGCAATACAGTGTTTTTAGGTGTACTTTGTTGGGCATATAGTTCTAAAACATTTGTTCATGTTTTGATTACCCTTACATTATTTCGAAATGACCAATAAATGCTGCGggattgtttttataaaaaaaaaaaaaaaaagaaaactggcgTATGTCACCTTAGCCAAGTGATCAAAGTCAACATCACCAGTAACGGGACCGACAGTCATGATGTGCCCCTCATACGATGCACTGAGGAAGACACAGCATCTCTTCTatggtattcctgccaaaaatgcacaACCTGAATTCCATCATGAGGACAATCAGCAGATCCAAAATGAGGAACATGCTACAAAATATCAAACCTAtcctcttcaaaaatgtcaaggtcatgaaaggcaaaaaaaaaaaaaaaatgaccgaAGAACCAAGGCTCAAGGGGACTGAAGAGACATAGCAGCTCGGTGCGATGTGTAATTACAACGCTGATTTAGATCACAGgccagaaaacaatttttttcctttgctataaAAAGCATTAGTGGGGCAATTGGTCAAGTTCGAATAAGGTCTGTAGATTAGCTAATAGTTTTATAGCAATGTTTATTTTCAGATCTTGATAAGCtgtggttatataagagaatatcACTGTCTTTAAGAAATTCACAATTGGAGTATGTGAAACCGTATAACTCAgtctcagaaaaaataataataatgtgtggggaggatgagacagagagagagagagagagagagagagatttccatCAGATTTCCACTCTTCCTTCCTGAATCTCAGTGGACTAGGATACTGCCGTTTGGATTAAGCAAACTATAGGTTAGGTGGGGAGGAGAAGACGCTGAGTGAGATATAATACCTGAAAAGCTGTCATGTGTAAGAGATGCCTCGGGCATTCTTCCTAAAGAGAATGGAATCTAGTTTATGGTTAATCAAGGTGtcataaatttgtttaatatgGTTGTTGTCTCAGCATCCGTTTTTAGGCCTGATTTAAGTTGCTTGAAACCCAGGTGTACCCCATCACCTGTGACGGAGTGGAAACTTGCCCTCCCCACGTGGTTTTTGAGCCACCGCCCACCTGTTCCTCATCCCACTGACCCAAAACACAACACATCGCACACCTGCTGGCCACGATAGAACCTAATAGCCGGCATCAGAGTCACGTGAATAAGATGCGCTCTTCATGCACGTTTTCCTTAAACCACCCAAGCCACAACCCTGGCAGGAAAGCCTAAGGGGTAACGCGGTGGACCTTACTAAAGGCCGAGTCCCGCACATGCTCTCTCCCCCCACCAGGTGGTTGGGCTCCCTGCTGCTACCAGACTCCCCACTGGCTCTTGTGGGCACCCCTCTTATTCTCGTGGGCCTGTAACTCCTGTTATCTCATGTGTCTTGCTGAGCTGCCTCCCTGCCGCCTCACCTGATCAATACACTTGAACACAGCTTTACCCGGGGCCAGGGCTCTCCTGGAGAGTAGCCGTCTTGTCTCATGGCCACTCTCAGGAGGGAGAGACCACAAGACCAAGGGAGACAGAGACTGCAACACGAGGGTTTGGCTCACTTTGGGAAAGGAATTGCTCAGTGTCTAGACTGTTCCACCAGCAGATGGACTCTATATGGTAGTGAGCAACAGGGCACAGAAAATTCCCAGGCAAATTCTGAATGTCCACCCAGCAGGGATGCAGAATGGCCT contains these protein-coding regions:
- the LOC138381481 gene encoding small nuclear ribonucleoprotein E: MVQPINLIFRYLQNRSRIQVWLYEQVNMRIEGCIIGFDEYMNLVLDDAEEIHSKTKSRKQLGRIMLKGDNITLLQSVSN